The window CTACAATTAGACCAACTTGAGGAATTTAGAAATCGGCCCTATGACTTAGCGCTATCCTACAAAGAACGCACAAAAGGGGCTCATGATAGGCGCATCATGCATAGGGGCTGATTTGGTGCTATACTACAAGGAACGCACAAAGAGGGCTCATGATAGGTGCATCATGCATAGGGATTTCAACGAAAGAGATGCAGTTCTGCTCTACAAATCGAGGTTGGGGATGTTTCCCAGAAAGCTCAAATCGAGATGGCCGGAACCATTTGTGATCGCCAAGGTGTACCCGTCGGGTGCTATAGCTCTGAAAGATGGCAAGGACGAGACCTTTACTGTCGATTCCCACAGGTTGAAGCATTATTTCGATGGCGCAGGGGAGCCACAAATTGGAATCACATGGTTCCAAGACGGTCAGCAATGAGATGGGCATCCAGTCGACTTCTAGACTATAAATTAAGAACTACTTTTCTTTCCCTTAtctgtattttattttagttattttaattgattgattAAAAAAAGGGAGGGCGAAGAAACAGTTTTCCTCGTGCTGGTTGATAGTTGCACATACCTTCCTTGAAGCAAATTCAACTGCATATTCTTCAAAAGCATAAATTCCTTTCAAACGGCTGGAAATTATTTCTTGAAGCTGCTGGTAGTTATATGGACTGAAGCAAAGCCTTTGTATGCCCATTCGACTGGAGATACGAGGAAGCAACTTCTCTGGAAGATCCATAGTGTTTGCTATCCCTGAATGAATAAAATACAGAAAAATTAAAACCCGGATCATCGATTAAAACGACACTCGTTTAGTGATGACAACAATATCTTACCTATCACAATCAATTTGGAATTTGGCTTGGTAGGCCAATCAAGAATATTGTATAGAACCTGTGAGGTAAAATTTGTGgatttaaatgcattcttttCATAAAGGTTTGTTTTAGAAGTAAATGAAGAAGCTTTTGCCCCTAAAATGCACAGCCTACCGACTGATTTCTGGTTACTAGAAGATCTAGCTCATCTATGAGAAGAACACAAGGTTTTGAATCTTTCTTCCAACATTTGTTTTCACCTGAAAACCGTTCAGTCAAGAAATTGAGAGCCTTTTTCCAACCAACTTTATGCCCACTCAGTCCCTCGTATATTACCTGAAATAATTGCATTAAAACAACTGGTGGAGAAGCATGGAAAAATTAGACATTTAGACCCTActaaaaaacaaataaccagGCGTTCTTACGCTATATACACTTTCCGGTGAAGCCAATTTGAGACCATTAATCTCCACAAAGCAGTAAGGCCTAATGCTTCCTGCATCAACCTCAGACCTCATATTCCTCATCACAGCAAGAACACTCATCGTCTGCAGTTTGCAGATAAAAGATATGCCAGATTAACATCACAAAAAAGTGCAAAGATGAATATATGTGGTTTTAACCAATGGTTAAGTTGTAATATCGTCCATATAATTTACCTTGCCAGTTCCAGGAACACCATGAATATAGAGGCATCTTCCCAGGCACCGCTCATCGCATATGGCATCTTTAATAAATGTCGTTATCTCATCCATTTCCCTGAATAAAGAACATGATGTAAGATAATTACTTTTACAGATTTCGCAACCTTATCTTAACTATACATACTTGTCCCTACAAGTTAGAGACTTGGGCAATGTTGCAAGTAGAAGCATCGCTTTTGCCCATTCAAGATCAGTCTGCTTGCGACACCGAACATGTTCTGGTATTGTCTTTGTCCCTATCTTTTGCAGACCATATATTTGTCCTTTTCGTGAGTTCTGCAATAGTATTACAAATTAAAATCTTGTATTTCCAGTCAACCTGTCGTTAAGACTCAGGTGTCAACAAAGCTAAAATCACTATACCGCAGCTAGAGAATGAGCTGGAGATGGTCCAGACAATAAACAGTGTCCTTTCTCAATGTCATATTCCATGTCTTCTTCTGTGTCAGACTCAGAATCATCACAAGAATTCCAATCATCATCACTGTCAACTCCACCATCCTGCCACAAGGATGAAAGTATATTAATTCCCAGAAAATGCAAGTCTGTTTGTTAGGAAGCCATCTATAACTTACATCTTCATTGTTGTCAATCTCTGCAATTCGCTTGAAACTCTGCCATTGAATGTTGTACTCATATTCACACAGAAACACATCATCCCCCTCATTGTCAGCCTTGGAAAATTCTTTTGGATTCATGACAAAGCAATGTCTTATAACAGATTCCATCTACAAAACATTGTTATGTAAAGAAAATGGGACAGCTTTCTCTTTCAGAAATTAGAATCTTAGAAATGAATATCCACATCCTCATTAGCATCTCAAAGATATGTTCTACATGTACAAAAACCTAATAGGTTTATAACCTGCAGAGTTCATACATATGGTATACATCGTGCTTCCACAAACAACAAATAATGAGGGATATAAGTTTAAATATGTAGGTGTAGGTCCTCAAGGAGAGAATTTGTAAGCTCTAACCAAGTCAAATGAAtcttaaagcataaaatcaaaAGAGAATGTATCACCTCGACATCAGCAAAATCATTAGTCAAATAGAGCTCCCTCCTCAAATTATGAGGCTGTCTTCCCACAGATGTCTCTTCTGGAATAACATACCACCGTGCCCGGAACCAATAAGTACCGTCCACATCTTTCCATAAACTAATCAACCCCAAAAAATCAGAATGAATAACATCAGAgtaaattttcatgttttacagttTATCGAAAAGCAAACTAATGGTAGGTACCTGTCAATATGAGCAGCCCACAAATCGCTCGAAATTAACTTTTCCCTTGCAGTCCTAGCCCTCTTCTTCCCTTTAGGCGGATCTGGGAACTCTGCCTTTTTTCCCGATTTCCTAGCCTCGCAATAGTTACAAATCCAACTGCCCGCTGGAACCTCCTTCGTTGGCGGTTTCAGGCACTTCAAGTGATACCCATTCAAGCACTCATCACACTCAATCATAATCCTCTTACCAACAGGCTTGAAACACACCCTACATTCCTCCACCACCGGATCCTCATCATCGGAGGCTGCTTCTTCTCTCCTCTTCACATATACATCGTCCCCTGCTGAAAATTCGCCACCATCGTAAACGACCTTTTTATAGTACACTCTTTTCCTGCCACTCCCCTTACGGGCATTTTTGTCTACATTCCTCGAGGCCCTTTTTGTCTCGAGACCCTCATTTTTTCCattttcgatttttctttttctcttggATTCAGTGAGTTGTGGCGATGCGGGGGCTAATGAAATTGTGGTGGGTGAGCCAAGGGGGGCATTCTGGCGAATATTCGGAGTCGTGACGGCGGACTGTTGGAATTTTTGTGGAGTTGCGGAGGTGAGGCGAAGGGAGCGGCGGGGAGCGGTGGTGTTTGTTGTGGTTGAG of the Primulina huaijiensis isolate GDHJ02 chromosome 1, ASM1229523v2, whole genome shotgun sequence genome contains:
- the LOC140991135 gene encoding origin of replication complex subunit 1-like isoform X2, which translates into the protein MAETPKTKKSKASSNKTPNLKQSISPPTPQISTTTNTTAPRRSLRLTSATPQKFQQSAVTTPNIRQNAPLGSPTTISLAPASPQLTESKRKRKIENGKNEGLETKRASRNVDKNARKGSGRKRVYYKKVVYDGGEFSAGDDVYVKRREEAASDDEDPVVEECRVCFKPVGKRIMIECDECLNGYHLKCLKPPTKEVPAGSWICNYCEARKSGKKAEFPDPPKGKKRARTAREKLISSDLWAAHIDSLWKDVDGTYWFRARWYVIPEETSVGRQPHNLRRELYLTNDFADVEMESVIRHCFVMNPKEFSKADNEGDDVFLCEYEYNIQWQSFKRIAEIDNNEDDGGVDSDDDWNSCDDSESDTEEDMEYDIEKGHCLLSGPSPAHSLAANSRKGQIYGLQKIGTKTIPEHVRCRKQTDLEWAKAMLLLATLPKSLTCRDKEMDEITTFIKDAICDERCLGRCLYIHGVPGTGKTMSVLAVMRNMRSEVDAGSIRPYCFVEINGLKLASPESVYSVIYEGLSGHKVGWKKALNFLTERFSGENKCWKKDSKPCVLLIDELDLLVTRNQSVLYNILDWPTKPNSKLIVIGIANTMDLPEKLLPRISSRMGIQRLCFSPYNYQQLQEIISSRLKGIYAFEEYAVEFASRKVAAVSGDARRALEICRRAAEIADYRAKSLPLSNSNTAGMGDVEAAIKEMFQAPHIQVIRSCSKLSKIFLAAMVHELYKTGMGETTFEKMAVTVSCFCSSNGELFPGYDTLLKVGCKLGECRILLCESGAKHKLQKLQLNYPSDDVTFALKDSKDLPWLAKYL
- the LOC140991135 gene encoding origin of replication complex subunit 1-like isoform X1, with the protein product MAETPKTKKSKASSNKTPNLKQSISPPTPQISTTTNTTAPRRSLRLTSATPQKFQQSAVTTPNIRQNAPLGSPTTISLAPASPQLTESKRKRKIENGKNEGLETKRASRNVDKNARKGSGRKRVYYKKVVYDGGEFSAGDDVYVKRREEAASDDEDPVVEECRVCFKPVGKRIMIECDECLNGYHLKCLKPPTKEVPAGSWICNYCEARKSGKKAEFPDPPKGKKRARTAREKLISSDLWAAHIDSLWKDVDGTYWFRARWYVIPEETSVGRQPHNLRRELYLTNDFADVEMESVIRHCFVMNPKEFSKADNEGDDVFLCEYEYNIQWQSFKRIAEIDNNEDDGGVDSDDDWNSCDDSESDTEEDMEYDIEKGHCLLSGPSPAHSLAANSRKGQIYGLQKIGTKTIPEHVRCRKQTDLEWAKAMLLLATLPKSLTCRDKEMDEITTFIKDAICDERCLGRCLYIHGVPGTGKTMSVLAVMRNMRSEVDAGSIRPYCFVEINGLKLASPESVYSVIYEGLSGHKVGWKKALNFLTERFSGENKCWKKDSKPCVLLIDELDLLVTRNQSVLYNILDWPTKPNSKLIVIGIANTMDLPEKLLPRISSRMGIQRLCFSPYNYQQLQEIISSRLKGIYAFEEYAVEFASRKVAAVSGDARRALEICRRAAEIADYRAKSLPLSNSNTAVIVGMGDVEAAIKEMFQAPHIQVIRSCSKLSKIFLAAMVHELYKTGMGETTFEKMAVTVSCFCSSNGELFPGYDTLLKVGCKLGECRILLCESGAKHKLQKLQLNYPSDDVTFALKDSKDLPWLAKYL